One genomic region from Sphingobacterium multivorum encodes:
- the miaA gene encoding tRNA (adenosine(37)-N6)-dimethylallyltransferase MiaA, translating to MKKTFTGSFRPVKYYIMANKKTLIAIVGPTAVGKTTMAISLAQYFNTAIISADSRQFYREMSIGTAKPNPEELAAAPHYFIDSHSITQEYSAGDFEREALLKLEELFQLHDVVIMVGGSGLFVRALCEGLDDLPKAGDEVRERLNHELAVLGLEALKDRLKRIDPAYFETADIDNPQRVVRALEVFEATGKPMSFYHKKDVEKRPFDILTIGLNMDRAKLYERINLRVDLMMKNGLLDEVKALLPFRTKPALLTVGYAELFDYLDGKQSLAEATEKIKQNSRRYAKRQITWFKKYGYTHWFQSQETAAIIDFIQKELRGEHS from the coding sequence ATGAAGAAGACTTTTACAGGTTCTTTTCGGCCTGTGAAGTACTATATTATGGCAAATAAAAAAACATTGATAGCCATTGTGGGGCCAACTGCCGTTGGTAAGACTACAATGGCTATTTCATTGGCACAATATTTTAATACGGCGATCATTTCTGCTGATTCCCGTCAGTTCTATCGGGAAATGTCTATTGGTACAGCAAAACCAAATCCAGAGGAACTTGCTGCTGCCCCCCATTATTTCATTGATTCACACTCCATCACGCAGGAATATTCTGCAGGAGATTTTGAACGTGAAGCTCTATTGAAACTGGAAGAACTATTTCAATTGCATGACGTCGTCATTATGGTAGGTGGATCGGGCCTGTTTGTACGGGCCCTGTGCGAAGGATTGGATGATCTGCCCAAGGCGGGGGATGAAGTGCGCGAGCGACTTAATCATGAACTTGCAGTATTGGGATTGGAGGCCTTAAAAGACCGATTGAAAAGAATTGATCCTGCATATTTTGAAACGGCAGACATCGATAATCCACAACGTGTCGTCAGGGCGCTTGAAGTTTTTGAGGCGACAGGTAAACCGATGTCATTTTACCATAAGAAAGATGTCGAGAAAAGACCTTTTGATATTCTTACCATTGGCTTGAATATGGATCGGGCAAAGTTGTATGAAAGGATCAATTTACGTGTCGATCTGATGATGAAAAATGGCTTGCTGGACGAAGTAAAAGCTTTACTTCCTTTCAGAACGAAGCCTGCATTGCTCACTGTTGGTTATGCCGAGTTGTTTGATTATCTTGATGGCAAGCAGTCTTTGGCGGAAGCGACCGAAAAAATCAAACAAAATTCGCGACGTTATGCCAAGCGACAGATTACATGGTTTAAAAAATATGGTTATACGCATTGGTTTCAATCCCAGGAAACTGCCGCTATCATTGATTTTATTCAAAAGGAGCTGAGGGGAGAACATTCCTAA
- a CDS encoding IS1096 element passenger TnpR family protein has product MAIYRFRVTFEDYEDVYREIDMPSKSTFIDLHEEIHKSTGYAADASSSFYVSNDQWKKGTEIAFKPTQRKKDAEVLLMENIRLSKFIDDPHQKFYYVYNFDRPYDFQVELIKILKEEDGKEYPALFKSIGQVPKTMTAANFPVSDAVEEDDYVEEDDTQYGVDDEDELDGFDNDGDDEEEGEEGEEREESNGYEDEY; this is encoded by the coding sequence ATGGCAATTTATAGATTTAGAGTTACTTTTGAGGATTATGAAGATGTATATCGTGAGATCGACATGCCTTCTAAAAGTACATTTATAGACCTACATGAGGAAATCCATAAATCTACAGGTTATGCTGCAGATGCATCTTCCTCGTTCTATGTGAGCAATGATCAGTGGAAAAAAGGAACAGAGATTGCATTCAAGCCTACACAACGTAAAAAAGATGCTGAGGTATTGTTGATGGAGAATATCCGTTTAAGTAAGTTTATCGATGATCCACATCAGAAATTTTACTACGTTTACAATTTTGATCGCCCTTATGATTTCCAGGTTGAACTGATCAAAATCTTGAAAGAAGAGGATGGGAAGGAATACCCGGCGCTGTTTAAGTCCATCGGCCAGGTTCCTAAAACCATGACTGCGGCTAATTTTCCGGTCTCAGATGCTGTTGAAGAGGACGATTACGTGGAGGAAGACGATACGCAATATGGCGTCGATGACGAAGACGAACTGGATGGCTTCGACAATGATGGTGATGATGAGGAAGAGGGTGAAGAAGGTGAGGAGCGTGAAGAATCCAACGGCTACGAAGACGAATATTAA
- a CDS encoding CCA tRNA nucleotidyltransferase, translated as MYDNLQHPIFSIIKELAETTNTECYVIGGYVRDYIMKRPFKNDVDIVVVGSGIEFATLLGDRLHTKVAVYKNFGTAMLVYEGLNVEFVGARRESYRANSRKPIVEDGTLTDDQNRRDFTINAMAFSLNKADYGTLVDPFNGVQDLEQRIIRTPLDPIETFSDDPLRMMRAIRFATQLNFKIAIDAIKAISDTKERIKIISKERIIDEINKIILSPKPSVGFKYLFDTGLLELIFPAMYNLHGVDVIDGKGHKDNFYHTLEVLDNVCELSEDLWLRWAAIMHDIAKPATKRFDKKLGWTFHGHEDRGARMVPKLFAELKLPLHEKMKFVQKLVQLHLRPIVLAQDIVTDSAVRRLLFEAGDDIEALMMLCHADVTTKNEFKKKKYRQNFELVKQKLKDVEERDKVRNWQPPISGEDIMILFGLAPGRTVGQLKNLIREAILEGDIPNSRVEAYQFLVKKAGEMNLTIKQEIPLEISNS; from the coding sequence ATGTACGATAATTTACAACATCCAATATTTTCAATCATTAAGGAACTCGCCGAGACAACAAATACAGAATGTTATGTCATCGGGGGGTATGTTCGCGACTATATTATGAAGCGCCCTTTTAAGAATGATGTGGATATTGTGGTCGTCGGCAGCGGCATTGAATTTGCGACTTTACTGGGTGATAGGCTACATACTAAAGTTGCTGTCTACAAAAATTTTGGTACAGCCATGCTGGTTTATGAAGGACTCAATGTGGAGTTCGTCGGTGCCCGAAGGGAATCCTATCGTGCTAACTCGCGTAAGCCTATTGTGGAAGACGGTACCTTAACCGATGATCAAAATCGGCGTGACTTTACGATCAACGCGATGGCGTTTTCATTGAATAAAGCAGATTATGGTACTTTAGTGGATCCATTTAACGGAGTTCAAGATCTCGAACAGCGTATTATCCGAACTCCTCTAGATCCGATAGAAACGTTTTCCGATGATCCACTGCGTATGATGCGGGCTATCCGCTTTGCGACACAGCTCAATTTTAAAATCGCGATTGATGCGATCAAAGCGATTAGTGATACCAAAGAGCGAATAAAGATTATCTCCAAAGAACGTATTATCGATGAAATCAATAAGATTATTCTCTCACCCAAACCGTCAGTTGGTTTTAAATATCTTTTTGATACTGGTCTCCTGGAATTGATATTTCCGGCCATGTATAATTTGCACGGGGTTGATGTCATTGATGGCAAAGGCCATAAAGATAATTTCTACCACACGCTGGAGGTGCTGGATAATGTATGTGAATTGTCTGAAGACCTTTGGTTACGATGGGCCGCGATTATGCATGATATTGCCAAACCGGCAACAAAGCGTTTCGATAAAAAGCTCGGCTGGACCTTTCATGGGCACGAAGATCGTGGTGCCCGTATGGTACCAAAGCTTTTTGCTGAATTGAAGTTGCCGCTCCATGAGAAAATGAAATTTGTGCAGAAGCTGGTGCAATTGCATCTTCGGCCTATTGTCTTGGCGCAGGATATCGTAACGGATTCTGCCGTACGCCGTCTTTTGTTTGAAGCAGGTGATGATATTGAAGCCCTGATGATGTTATGCCATGCTGATGTTACCACAAAAAATGAGTTTAAAAAGAAAAAATATCGTCAGAATTTTGAACTTGTCAAACAGAAATTGAAGGATGTCGAAGAACGGGACAAGGTTCGGAACTGGCAGCCGCCGATCAGTGGAGAGGATATCATGATCCTATTTGGCTTAGCGCCAGGGCGTACTGTAGGGCAGCTGAAAAATTTGATTCGCGAGGCTATTTTGGAGGGCGATATTCCAAATTCCAGAGTCGAGGCTTATCAATTCTTGGTGAAAAAAGCAGGGGAAATGAACCTGACGATCAAACAAGAAATCCCATTGGAAATTTCCAATTCTTAA
- the pdxA gene encoding 4-hydroxythreonine-4-phosphate dehydrogenase PdxA — MSDKLKIGITVGDINGIGLEVIIKSLVDQRMCDFFTPVVYGNTKVASFHRKAIGVNDFSFNVINDAEQAHSKRANMINCWQEDVKISLGEENEIGGKYAFLSLQKAVEDLKAGKIDALVTAPINKHNIQQEGFQFPGHTEYLQAKVEADDVLMFMVCDELRIGVVTGHIPLHEVAANITEEAILKKLALMNDSLKKDFWIEKPKIAVLGLNPHAGDHGIIGTEDDQIIRPTVEKANEQGIFCFGPYPADGFFAKGAYEKFDAVLAMYHDQGLIPFKHIAKGAGVNFTAGLPIVRTSPDHGTGYDIAGKNLASESSFIEAIFSALHIVKRRREQAELLKNPLAFRKLSKDRD, encoded by the coding sequence ATGAGCGATAAATTAAAAATCGGAATTACCGTAGGCGATATTAACGGCATTGGACTTGAAGTTATCATTAAATCTTTGGTAGATCAGCGGATGTGTGATTTCTTTACGCCGGTGGTTTACGGAAATACAAAGGTTGCTTCTTTTCATCGTAAAGCGATCGGAGTAAATGATTTTAGTTTTAACGTGATCAATGATGCTGAGCAGGCGCATTCCAAAAGAGCAAATATGATCAATTGCTGGCAGGAAGACGTGAAGATTTCGTTGGGTGAAGAAAATGAGATCGGCGGTAAATATGCTTTCCTTTCGTTGCAGAAGGCTGTTGAAGACTTGAAAGCCGGCAAGATTGATGCTTTAGTAACTGCCCCAATCAATAAGCATAATATTCAACAGGAGGGATTTCAATTTCCGGGCCATACCGAATACCTGCAGGCCAAAGTAGAGGCTGATGATGTATTGATGTTTATGGTTTGTGACGAATTACGTATCGGTGTGGTAACAGGTCATATTCCGCTGCATGAGGTTGCGGCGAATATTACCGAAGAAGCAATTCTTAAAAAGCTAGCCCTGATGAATGATTCGTTGAAGAAAGATTTTTGGATTGAAAAACCTAAGATCGCAGTCTTGGGGCTTAATCCACACGCTGGCGATCATGGGATTATTGGTACCGAAGATGATCAGATCATTAGACCTACAGTAGAGAAAGCAAATGAGCAGGGGATCTTCTGCTTTGGTCCATATCCTGCCGATGGATTCTTCGCAAAAGGTGCTTATGAGAAATTCGATGCGGTACTCGCGATGTACCATGACCAGGGTTTAATTCCTTTTAAACATATTGCCAAAGGTGCCGGTGTAAACTTTACGGCTGGTCTACCTATCGTACGTACATCGCCTGATCATGGTACAGGCTATGATATTGCTGGAAAAAACTTAGCTTCTGAAAGCTCTTTTATCGAGGCTATTTTCTCGGCTTTACATATTGTAAAACGCCGCCGCGAACAGGCCGAATTGCTTAAAAATCCACTTGCTTTCCGTAAGTTATCCAAAGATAGAGACTAA
- the rsmA gene encoding 16S rRNA (adenine(1518)-N(6)/adenine(1519)-N(6))-dimethyltransferase RsmA produces the protein MSTVRAKKHLGQHFLNDKNAAQKIVEALDPKLGFNQVLEVGPGMGVLSDFLLQKEDYETYLIDVDDESIAYLDDKYPQLGKRLIHGDFLNLDFSQYFGEKMAVIGNFPYNISSQILFKILDERHRVVQMAGMFQKEVAERCTAKAGSKEYGILSVFLQAYYKVEYLFTVKAGAFNPPPKVLSGVIRMTRNDREQLNCDEKLFWRVVKAGFNQRRKTLRNSLSGVVPKDKMSDNPLYELRAERLTVDDFVGLTNEIANSL, from the coding sequence ATGAGCACAGTAAGAGCAAAAAAACATTTAGGACAGCATTTCTTGAACGATAAAAATGCTGCACAAAAGATTGTGGAAGCATTGGATCCTAAATTGGGTTTTAACCAGGTGCTTGAAGTTGGCCCGGGAATGGGGGTACTTTCAGATTTTCTCTTGCAGAAGGAAGATTATGAAACTTATTTGATCGATGTGGATGATGAATCCATTGCTTATTTGGACGATAAATATCCCCAGTTGGGTAAGCGATTGATTCACGGTGATTTCCTGAACCTTGACTTTTCACAGTATTTTGGCGAGAAAATGGCCGTTATCGGCAATTTTCCGTACAACATCTCCTCCCAGATTCTCTTTAAAATTTTGGATGAGCGGCATCGTGTTGTTCAAATGGCGGGGATGTTCCAGAAAGAGGTCGCTGAACGCTGTACTGCCAAAGCAGGAAGTAAAGAATATGGCATCTTGAGTGTCTTTTTACAGGCGTATTATAAAGTAGAATACCTGTTTACTGTAAAGGCAGGAGCATTCAATCCACCGCCAAAAGTATTGTCGGGCGTGATTCGCATGACACGCAACGACAGGGAACAATTGAATTGTGATGAGAAATTATTTTGGCGTGTTGTTAAAGCAGGTTTCAATCAACGTCGTAAAACCCTCCGCAACTCACTTTCGGGTGTTGTTCCGAAAGATAAAATGTCTGACAACCCACTGTACGAACTACGCGCAGAACGATTGACGGTAGATGATTTTGTCGGTTTAACAAACGAAATAGCAAACAGTCTTTAA
- a CDS encoding FAD-dependent monooxygenase — MHSTNSTWIIVGGGIAGLCAAIGLAKLGIEAHVYESTIELKGIGAGFGLAANAMQALEHLGLKDEIVPLGHYLASYNVLDQKGNILVEPDTRSISQKYQQDNFAIHRADLHQFLLSKIPKGQVHLGKRAVSFERAGEDIHVYFADGSHVQGQTLLIADGVHSALRQQLIPGSAPRYSGYTCWRATIDNSSIQLGKGTETWGSKGRFGMTPLVNNRIYWYACINTEAQNPVLKRWKTKELLENFKDYHAPIPTILLETKDSELIANDIIDITPLQQLAFDNILLLGDAGHATTPNLGQGACQAIEDVAVLINELQSSDSINLAFKRFEKRRLDRVNYICNTSWRIGKIAQWENPFLIGMRNFCMKIMPNRMKQQQLNKLLSVDFMQINHNHDAGI; from the coding sequence ATGCATTCGACGAACAGCACATGGATTATCGTAGGCGGAGGTATCGCTGGATTATGTGCTGCAATAGGGCTTGCAAAACTAGGCATTGAGGCACATGTCTATGAAAGTACCATTGAACTCAAAGGCATAGGTGCCGGATTCGGGCTCGCAGCCAACGCCATGCAGGCTTTGGAACATTTAGGATTGAAAGATGAAATCGTCCCGTTAGGGCATTACCTGGCATCCTACAATGTCTTGGATCAAAAGGGAAATATTCTTGTTGAACCAGACACTAGGTCAATCAGCCAAAAATATCAGCAGGACAACTTCGCTATCCACCGGGCAGACCTGCATCAGTTTCTATTATCCAAAATTCCGAAGGGGCAAGTTCATCTCGGCAAACGCGCCGTTTCCTTTGAACGAGCGGGCGAAGATATTCATGTTTATTTTGCAGATGGAAGCCATGTACAGGGGCAAACCCTTTTGATTGCCGATGGTGTACATTCAGCACTACGACAACAACTCATACCGGGCTCTGCACCTCGTTATTCGGGCTACACCTGCTGGCGGGCAACCATTGACAATAGCAGCATACAGCTCGGTAAAGGAACAGAAACCTGGGGCAGCAAAGGACGCTTTGGAATGACCCCACTTGTCAATAACCGGATCTATTGGTACGCCTGCATTAATACTGAGGCACAAAATCCGGTCTTAAAAAGATGGAAAACAAAGGAGCTTCTCGAAAATTTTAAAGATTATCATGCCCCTATTCCAACGATCCTGTTGGAGACAAAAGATAGCGAATTAATCGCAAATGACATTATTGACATCACACCACTTCAACAACTCGCTTTTGACAATATCCTGTTATTGGGTGACGCAGGACATGCGACGACGCCCAACTTGGGCCAGGGAGCCTGTCAGGCTATTGAAGATGTTGCTGTGCTGATAAACGAACTCCAAAGCTCCGATTCCATTAATTTGGCCTTCAAACGATTCGAAAAAAGACGATTGGATCGGGTAAATTATATCTGTAATACTTCCTGGAGAATAGGAAAAATAGCACAATGGGAAAATCCATTCCTGATAGGAATGCGAAATTTTTGCATGAAAATAATGCCCAACCGCATGAAACAACAGCAGTTAAATAAATTACTGTCTGTAGATTTTATGCAAATCAACCATAATCATGACGCTGGGATCTAA
- a CDS encoding NAD(P)-dependent oxidoreductase: protein MKTTILIVDDIHEIMLEKFEQAGIAYNYQPDISREEAEKIIANYSGMVIRSKFQVDKAFFDLAPNLRFIARAGAGMDNIDDTIATQREVLLIPANEGNRDAVGEHMIGMLLSLMNNLNRGDQQIRSGQWLREANRGYELKGRTVGLIGYGHNGMAMAKKLSGFDVQVLAYDKYRIDYTDQYASAADMEKICKEADVISFHIPLTDETRGMIDVDYLAKFEKPIFFLLGARGGIVQVPAVLNGLDSGSIIGAAFDVLPVEKFPKLAEQSWYADLIRRDNVILSPHVAGWTFESYYKLSEVAADKIIAFLAS from the coding sequence ATGAAAACTACTATTTTGATCGTCGACGACATTCATGAAATCATGCTTGAGAAATTCGAACAGGCGGGGATCGCCTACAATTATCAACCTGATATCAGCCGAGAAGAAGCTGAAAAAATTATCGCTAATTACTCCGGTATGGTTATCCGTTCCAAATTTCAGGTAGATAAAGCTTTTTTTGACTTGGCGCCAAACCTCCGCTTTATTGCTCGTGCTGGTGCTGGGATGGACAATATCGACGATACAATTGCTACGCAAAGAGAAGTGCTGTTAATTCCGGCCAATGAAGGCAATCGGGATGCTGTAGGTGAACATATGATCGGTATGTTGCTTAGTCTAATGAACAATTTGAATCGTGGGGACCAACAAATACGATCTGGGCAGTGGCTGCGTGAGGCCAATCGTGGATATGAGCTTAAGGGGCGTACTGTAGGTTTGATCGGCTATGGACACAATGGTATGGCCATGGCAAAAAAATTATCCGGTTTTGATGTACAGGTACTTGCCTATGATAAATATCGAATCGACTATACGGATCAATATGCATCGGCAGCAGACATGGAAAAGATCTGCAAAGAAGCCGATGTGATCAGTTTCCATATCCCCTTAACGGATGAAACAAGAGGTATGATTGATGTGGATTATCTGGCTAAATTTGAAAAACCTATTTTCTTTTTATTAGGGGCCCGAGGCGGTATTGTACAAGTTCCAGCAGTGCTTAACGGCCTTGATTCCGGTTCCATTATCGGAGCAGCATTTGATGTGTTGCCCGTAGAAAAGTTCCCAAAACTCGCCGAACAGAGCTGGTATGCAGATCTTATCCGTAGAGACAATGTAATCTTGTCGCCGCACGTTGCCGGATGGACCTTTGAAAGTTATTATAAATTGTCGGAAGTCGCCGCAGATAAGATCATCGCCTTTTTGGCGTCTTAA
- the acs gene encoding acetate--CoA ligase, translating into MSLQIKSFEEYQSEYKRSVEQPEEFWASIADHFFWKRKWNKVLNWNFEEPNVKWFEGAKLNITENCLDRHIYANGDKPAIIWEPNDPNEAHRILSYKQLLQKVEQFANVLKNNNIKKGDRVCIYLPMVPELVIAVLACARIGAIHSVVFGGFSARSIADRIVDAECKLIVTSDGSYRGNKTIGLKNIVDDALMQCDTVEKVIVLTRTRTPVSMIKGRDVWWEDEIKKVETQGNPACPAEEMDAEDNLFILYTSGSTGKPKGVVHTCGGYMVYTGYTFMNTFQYKPNDVFFCTADIGWITGHSYIVYGPLSQGATSLMFEGIPTFPDASRYWDIVDKFKVNIIYTSPTALRSLMAFGDEFVDKNDLSSLRVLGSVGEPINEEAWNWFNEKVGKKNCPIVDTYWQTENGGHLITSLAGVTPEKASYAMFPMPGIQPALMDENGKEIEGNDVTGNLCIKFPWPGMLRTTWGDHDRCRQTYFSTYKDMYFTGDGCFRSPEGYYKITGRVDDVLNVSGHRIGTAEVENAINMHADVVESAIVGYPHPVKGQGIYAYVIANHHTDAEATKKDIMETVSRIIGPIAKPDIIQFVDDLPKTRSGKIMRRILRKIAEDDIANVGDTSTLQDPAVVEGIIKGAAALKK; encoded by the coding sequence ATGAGCCTACAAATAAAATCATTTGAAGAATATCAAAGTGAATATAAGCGAAGTGTAGAACAACCTGAGGAGTTTTGGGCGAGCATTGCAGATCATTTTTTCTGGAAGAGAAAATGGAATAAAGTGTTGAACTGGAACTTTGAGGAACCCAATGTCAAATGGTTTGAGGGTGCTAAATTAAATATTACAGAAAACTGTCTAGATCGCCATATTTATGCTAATGGTGATAAACCAGCCATCATCTGGGAACCTAATGATCCAAATGAAGCGCACCGCATTCTTTCCTATAAGCAATTACTACAAAAGGTAGAGCAATTTGCCAACGTACTTAAAAATAATAACATCAAAAAAGGGGACCGGGTATGTATTTACTTGCCAATGGTTCCTGAATTGGTTATTGCTGTATTAGCCTGTGCTCGTATCGGCGCTATCCACTCGGTGGTGTTTGGTGGCTTTTCAGCACGATCTATTGCTGATCGTATCGTCGATGCAGAATGCAAACTGATCGTCACTTCAGATGGTAGTTACCGCGGCAATAAAACCATTGGTTTAAAAAACATTGTGGACGATGCTTTAATGCAATGTGACACTGTTGAAAAAGTAATTGTTTTAACACGTACGCGTACACCGGTATCGATGATCAAAGGACGTGACGTATGGTGGGAAGATGAGATCAAAAAAGTAGAAACACAAGGAAATCCAGCATGTCCAGCAGAAGAGATGGATGCTGAAGATAATTTATTCATCCTTTATACATCGGGGTCCACAGGTAAACCTAAGGGTGTAGTACACACTTGTGGCGGTTATATGGTGTATACAGGCTATACCTTTATGAATACGTTTCAATATAAGCCAAACGATGTATTTTTCTGTACAGCAGATATCGGCTGGATTACAGGACACAGTTACATCGTTTACGGACCGTTATCACAAGGAGCTACTTCTTTAATGTTTGAGGGTATTCCAACCTTCCCGGATGCGAGCCGTTATTGGGACATTGTTGATAAGTTCAAAGTCAATATTATCTATACATCCCCTACTGCTTTGCGTTCATTGATGGCTTTTGGCGACGAATTTGTCGACAAAAACGACCTGTCCTCTTTACGTGTTTTGGGGTCTGTAGGCGAGCCAATCAACGAAGAAGCCTGGAACTGGTTTAACGAAAAAGTTGGGAAAAAGAATTGTCCTATTGTTGATACCTATTGGCAGACAGAGAATGGAGGCCATTTGATCACTTCATTGGCCGGAGTAACACCGGAAAAAGCAAGTTATGCCATGTTCCCGATGCCGGGCATTCAACCCGCTTTGATGGATGAGAATGGAAAAGAAATCGAAGGCAATGATGTCACAGGAAACCTATGTATCAAGTTCCCTTGGCCGGGTATGCTACGCACGACATGGGGGGACCATGACCGCTGTCGTCAAACCTATTTCTCGACGTATAAGGATATGTATTTTACGGGCGATGGATGTTTCCGTAGTCCAGAAGGCTATTACAAAATCACAGGTCGTGTAGATGATGTATTAAACGTTTCGGGTCACCGCATTGGTACGGCAGAAGTGGAAAATGCGATCAATATGCACGCTGACGTTGTTGAATCTGCCATTGTCGGTTATCCGCATCCTGTAAAAGGACAAGGTATCTATGCTTATGTCATTGCGAATCACCATACCGATGCAGAAGCCACCAAAAAGGATATCATGGAAACTGTTTCACGTATTATCGGTCCGATTGCTAAACCAGACATTATCCAATTTGTTGATGATCTACCAAAAACACGTTCAGGAAAGATCATGCGTCGTATCTTACGCAAGATTGCCGAAGACGATATCGCCAATGTAGGTGATACTTCGACACTTCAGGATCCTGCCGTTGTAGAAGGAATCATCAAAGGTGCTGCAGCTTTAAAAAAATAG
- a CDS encoding energy transducer TonB, with protein MKYYLNQLLKFACLIVLLVFCLQAAVAQDIDTTFHKKDGDEITAKDPAYFKRIIRSVSEQNKKYYVVEEYYINNNTIKLKGTSKDASFPFRFQGQKSQFYENGVLKSLENFSEQSELIDSAYYWYPNRKPELTVFYPSSIDKRGDRIAENPIYVAYFDSLTNKTLTDGNGLIRLREGSDDNFEEGRMVNNLREGEWKGAADNGTFVETYHKGKLLKGSKIKENGELVNYDAKTYFVQPEYPGGIYKLLNFIAKNYDYPKEAVKNGVSGVVEIYFVVDRDGQIEDIKLKKDLGFNTGEAGIRVVKMLKKWKPGIRRGEAVRVGYTLPIRLNLAR; from the coding sequence ATGAAATATTATTTAAATCAGTTGTTGAAATTCGCTTGCCTCATTGTACTATTGGTTTTTTGTCTGCAGGCTGCGGTAGCCCAAGATATCGATACAACATTTCATAAGAAAGATGGGGACGAGATAACAGCGAAAGACCCTGCCTATTTTAAACGTATCATTCGTTCTGTAAGTGAGCAAAATAAAAAATATTATGTTGTTGAAGAGTATTATATCAATAACAATACGATTAAGTTAAAAGGCACCAGCAAAGACGCCAGTTTCCCATTTAGGTTTCAGGGGCAGAAATCTCAGTTTTACGAAAATGGGGTGTTAAAGAGCCTTGAAAATTTCAGTGAACAGAGTGAACTGATCGATTCTGCATACTATTGGTACCCAAACCGTAAGCCTGAGTTGACGGTGTTTTACCCTAGCTCAATAGATAAAAGAGGCGACCGGATTGCAGAAAATCCTATTTATGTGGCTTATTTTGACTCGTTAACGAATAAAACCTTGACGGATGGAAATGGTTTAATTCGTCTACGTGAAGGCAGTGACGATAATTTTGAAGAGGGGAGGATGGTCAATAATTTGCGTGAGGGTGAATGGAAAGGTGCGGCAGATAACGGAACTTTTGTCGAAACGTATCATAAAGGAAAGTTATTAAAGGGCAGTAAAATAAAAGAAAATGGGGAGCTCGTTAACTATGATGCAAAGACCTATTTTGTGCAACCCGAATATCCTGGGGGTATATATAAGTTATTGAATTTTATTGCTAAAAATTATGACTATCCCAAAGAAGCCGTTAAAAATGGGGTAAGTGGAGTGGTGGAAATATATTTTGTGGTCGACAGAGATGGTCAAATTGAAGATATTAAACTAAAGAAAGATTTGGGATTTAATACGGGCGAGGCGGGTATCCGTGTTGTAAAGATGCTTAAAAAATGGAAACCAGGCATTCGGAGAGGGGAGGCTGTAAGGGTGGGGTATACCTTGCCCATACGGCTAAATCTTGCGCGTTAA
- a CDS encoding nuclear transport factor 2 family protein: MKTLVKTFAAAALITLSTFAMAAADPGKALNLSTADLAIDSYVSVMTEGASQGVEKLFASEFNQKVQGKAARTNSRSEVISFLKKQKGEKLNCSTSTEVLEESENYMVARITMKFDDFTKTDLVTLINESGTWKVASSVNSYK; encoded by the coding sequence ATGAAAACTTTAGTAAAGACATTCGCAGCAGCAGCATTGATTACACTATCAACTTTCGCAATGGCAGCAGCAGACCCTGGTAAAGCATTGAACCTTTCTACAGCCGATTTAGCCATTGATAGTTATGTATCCGTAATGACAGAAGGTGCATCTCAGGGCGTAGAAAAATTGTTCGCATCCGAATTCAATCAAAAAGTCCAGGGGAAAGCTGCACGTACCAATAGCCGTTCGGAAGTCATTTCCTTCCTGAAAAAGCAAAAAGGTGAAAAATTGAACTGCAGCACAAGTACCGAGGTACTCGAGGAATCTGAAAACTATATGGTAGCGCGTATCACCATGAAGTTTGACGATTTCACGAAAACAGATCTAGTGACATTAATCAATGAATCGGGAACCTGGAAGGTTGCAAGCTCCGTAAACTCGTATAAATAG